Genomic window (Candidatus Binatia bacterium):
GACGTTTCCGGGAGCCGGCCGCTTGAACAGCATCGCTTCGAGGTTGGCGAGCTTGCCCTCGCAGCGGCGGATCGCCACCTCACCGCCGTTCAAGACGGCCACTCCGGCCGAGTCGTAGCCCCGGTACTCGAGCTTTCGGAGACTTTCCAAAATGATCGGCGCAGCGTCGCGCTGGCCGATGTATCCGACGATGCCGCACATCAGACTTTAAGCTTCTCCATTTTTTTTCGTTTTTGCTCGGTCCAGCCGTCTCTTACCTTTTCCACCCGTTCGTTGTACACCAGAGCGCCCGCGGGCACCTCGCGGCGCACCGTGGTCGCGGTTGCCACGTACACGTCGTCGCCCAGAGTGACCGGCGCGACCAGAGTGGTGTCGCTGCCGACCTGAACGCGATCGCCGATCGCCGTGCGATATTTTTTAAAGCCATCGTAGTTGCACGTGATGGTGCCGGCCCCGATATTGGTGTCGCGTCCGACGGTCACGTCGCCGAGATAGGTGAGATGGTTCGCCTTCGACCCCTCGCCGATCGTGGCCTGCTTGGCCTCGACGAAATTTCCCAGGTGGACGCGAGGTCCGAGGTGCGTTCCCGGCCGCAGGTGCGCGAACGGGCCGACGATCGCGCCATCGTCAATCCGGGAATCGGCCATGACCACCGAAAACTTTAGATGGACGTCGTTAGCCAGCCGCATATTCGTCAGATACGCGGAGCCGTCGATTCGGCAGCGCTCGCCGATGACGGTGTTTCCGAGGAGATGCGTATTCGGGCCGATCACCGTATCCTTGCCGATCTTCACCGCTTCGTCGATGTACGTGGTCTGGGGATCTTTGAGGGTGACGCCTGCCTCCATCCATCTTCGGTTGATTCTCTCCTGGAGGATCTTTTCCATAAGCGCAAGCTCCTCTCTTGTGTTGATGCCCATGATCTCCCGCGCGTCTTCCGCCTCGATCGTTCCGACTCTTTCGCCGTC
Coding sequences:
- the glmU gene encoding bifunctional UDP-N-acetylglucosamine diphosphorylase/glucosamine-1-phosphate N-acetyltransferase GlmU — protein: MNDLGVIILAAGLGKRMNSSLPKVLHCIGGKPLFSYPLKIARSLSPKKVAVVVGHGAESVRQACGDNEVTWVLQEKQLGTGHAVVCAKKVFAGFSGDLLILNGDVPLINRESLLKLWRRHSEKNSTLTFVTARLEDPYGYGRILRDANGELVRIVEEKDATDAEKKICAINAGIYAVSADFLFSALEGITNSNRQQEYYLTDIVAAALKDGERVGTIEAEDAREIMGINTREELALMEKILQERINRRWMEAGVTLKDPQTTYIDEAVKIGKDTVIGPNTHLLGNTVIGERCRIDGSAYLTNMRLANDVHLKFSVVMADSRIDDGAIVGPFAHLRPGTHLGPRVHLGNFVEAKQATIGEGSKANHLTYLGDVTVGRDTNIGAGTITCNYDGFKKYRTAIGDRVQVGSDTTLVAPVTLGDDVYVATATTVRREVPAGALVYNERVEKVRDGWTEQKRKKMEKLKV